Within Gilvibacter sp. SZ-19, the genomic segment AAATCTACACGGATCACCGCTTTTTTGTTACTAAAATCAATGTCGGCTAATGTTTTCAAGAGTACTGTGTCTTTAGATTAATCAAAAGTTTGAAATGCGGGCAAGGCATAGGGAAGACTGCCTTTTTTACGGCTGTAAATATAGCAGATTTTGAGGTGTTTATATCCTGTCAAAACGTTTATCTTTAGGCCATGCTTTTTAAAGATGTTTTGGGTCATAATCACCTGGTCTCCCATTTGCAGGTTTCTGCGGAGCAAGGTCGGGTGCCACACGCCCAATTATTTGTTGGTCCGAGTGGTGTAGGTGTCTTGCCGGTAGCTTTAGAATATGCGGCTAAGCTATTGTCAATGAACGACTTAGACAACCAAAATGCTGTGATTGAGCGCGTTAGACAGCTCCAGCATCCAGACCTGCATTTTGTGTTTCCTGTAGCGACCACTGCGGAGGTAAAAAAGCATCCTGTTTCCGATCTGTTTTTAGATTCATGGCGGAGTTTTGTCGCTGAGAACCCTTACGGCAGTCTGTTCGAATGGTATCAACACATTGGAATTGAAAATAAGCAGGGGCGCATTGGCGTAGACGAAGCCCAAGACATGGTCAAAAAGCTTTCTTTAAAGGCGCACCAAGGAGGTTATAAGGTAATGATCGTTTGGATGGCCGAAAAGATGAACACGGAATGTGCCAACAAGATCCTTAAGTTGGTAGAAGAGCCTCCTGCAGATTCTGTACTGATCTTGATTGCCGAGAATGACGAACAGATCATTGGCACAATACGTTCACGTTGTCAAAAATTGAACTTCCCTTTACTTCCGCAAGAAGCCATTGCAACAGGTTTACAAAACAAGTTTGATCTTGAGACTGCTACAGCTCAAGCTCTGGCTAAACGCGCTGAGGGTGATTTTAGCAAGGCCGTACATCTTCATCTTCACGACGGCGATAATGTCACCTTTGAGCGTTGGTTTCTGTATTGGGTTCGAACGGCTTTTAAAGCAAAAGGAAATAAAATGGCCATCAATGATCTGCTTGCTTGGAGCGAAGAAGTGGCAGCCAGTGGTAGAGAAACTCAAAAACAATTTCTAGCCTTTTGCACAGAATTCTTTAGAGATGCGATGCTGATCAATTACGGCGCACAAGAAATCGTATACTATATTCCGGAGAGTCCAGACTTTGATCTTCACAAATTCGCTCCCTTTATTCACGAAGGCAATATTCAAGAAATAATCGCCAACATTTCTTCTGCTTTATATCATATTGAGCGTAACGGAAATCCGAAGATCATCTTCTCCGATCTGGCCATTTCACTTACTCGTTTGATCCACAAAAAAGCATCATAAGCAAAGCTTATCGCTTTTTTAAACTTTCATAGTTCACACTTATAAATAATGGCTTCAAATAAGCCGTTTTAAGCACGTTTTAAGTTTTAGCCTAGTATATGGGCATTTATGGCGAAGAAAGCTATTTAGGGGCTATCTATAGGTAAATTAGCGCTTCCGGAGCACATAAATGAGAGAAGAAAACTCTCCACTGCTCCAAGCGGCCATATTTGAACGCAAACCATTAAAGAAAGCTCGGATCAAATTAGATTTTCCATTTCGGTATTTCTCTGAAAGCAAACTCACATAAAATGAATCGAAGACCATGGGTTTAATATCCTCGACAAAGAAATGATGATTGGTCAATTCTAAAATGCTCTTTTTTGAAAAGTGCCATAAATGTCTAGGCACATCGTAAGCCGCCCAATCGGATTGGTAGTGTTTAGCATCCCAACTTTTAAAATTAGGAACGGCAATTATTAAAATCCCCTGCTCTTCGAGTTGGGTGTGAATCCACTTGAGATATTCTTTCGGATCTGGTAAATGTTCTAAGACATGCCACAAGCTAATCGCGGTCGGTTTTGGAATTAATCCGCCAGGGCGCTCCTTAAAAAGATCCAGATCTTTTGCTTTGGCCAAAGCTCTCGCAGACGAATTGGTTTCGATTCCCGAAACTGACCAACCACGTTTTTTTGCATAAAGCAAAAAGTCTCCTGTACCAGCACCTATATCTAAGAGCACTTTTTTGCCGACAACATGAGATTCGACCAAATTCATCTTGGAACGCACAGACCAATATTTGACCATTTGATAGATCCTGTCTACAAATGATCTTTTCGCATCGGTGTGTGAAATATAGTTCTCGCTCTCGTAATACTTTGCTAGTTCCTCTGGAACAGGATCGGTATATAACATGTCGAGCTCCTCGTCGTGAAGTAAGTTAAATAGCTCTCCACTTAAGAAGTGATCTTTGACTTGCAATTTTGTTTTTAAGTCCGATCTGTTTTTGTTCATGTGCAGATGTTCCACGTGGAACATTTAAAATTATCGGCCCATATAAACGAGCAAAACCGAAATATCATTCGGAGAAACTCCGCTTATTCGAGATGCCTGAGAAATGGTTGTTGGGCGAATTGTAGATAGCTTTTCTTTAGCCTCAAAAGACAAAGACTTAAGTTTAGAATAATCGAAATTATCTGGAATACTGATCCCCTCTAAGCGATTAAGTTTGTCTGCATTGCTTTTCTCTTTTTCGATATATCCCGCATACTTCACTTGGATCTCGGTTTGCTCCAGAACCTCATCGCTAAGTTGATTGTCGTGGATATAATCAAAGACCGCAGGGATCTTTTTCATATCGTCCATAGTGATCCTTGGACGCGAGAACATACGTACCATTTTATCGCTTTGCTTAACGGTAGCACTCTCTTTAGATTCCAAGATAGGATTGGCTAATTCCGGACTTACGCTTGTGGTTTTAAAGAAGTGAATAAAAGCGTCTGACTCGGCCTGTTTCTTCTCCATATTCACCAAGCGCTCTTTGGATGCCAGTCCTATCTCATAAGATTTTGGAGTAAGCCTAAAGTCCGCATTATCTTGTCTAAGCAGCGTTCTGTATTCTGCTCTAGAGGTAAACATACGATACGGCTCTTCTGTTCCTTTGGTGATCAAATCGTCAATCAATACACCGATATAGGCTTCACTTCTTTTAAGGATAAAAGGATCTTTTTCCTGCACTTTTAGGTGCGCATTTATACCCGCCATTAAACCTTGTGAACCCGCTTCTTCATAGCCTGTTGTTCCGTTGATCTGGCCGGCAAAGAACAAGCCCGAAACCAATTTTGTCTCTAGGGTATGCTTTAATTGAGTAGGTGGAAAATAATCATACTCGATAGCGTAACCTGGTCTAAAAAATTTCACATTTTCAAAACCAGCCACAGAACGCAAAGCTTTAAATTGAACTTCTTCTGGCAAAGAAGTAGAAAAACCATTTACGTAATATTCTACCGTATGCCATCCTTCTGGTTCTACAAAAAGTTGGTGTCTATCTTTATCTGCAAAACGGTGGATCTTATCTTCTATAGAAGGACAATATCTGGGCCCAATACTTTTTATTCTACCATTGAACATGGGTGATCTGTCAAAGCCTTCGCGTAGCAAATTATGCACCTCTGGACTCGTGTAGGTCATATGGCAAGACCGCTGTTTTGTGAGCGGTTTTATCTCTGGTAAATATGAAAACTTAGCAGGATCTTCATCTCCTGGTTGTTCAAGCATTTTTGAAAAATCCAAAGATCGGCCGTCAACTCGAGGTGGTGTTCCGGTCTTCATTCGGCCTGCGTCGAAACCAAGATCAACCAAATCTTTTGTTATTCCCACTGCTGCGCGTTCACCAGCTCGTCCTCCTCCAAATTGTTTCTCGCCAATATGGATTAGGCCGTTTAGAAAGGTGCCGTTAGTTAGTACTACAGCTTTTGCTCGTACTTCGATTCCAAGACTTGTTCTAACACCCGCTATTCTATCGCCTTCCACAATTAGACCAGAAACCATTTCCTGGTAGAAATCCAGATTCGGTGTTTGTTCCAATAGCGCTCTCCACTCCGCAGCAAACAACATCCGATCACTCTGAACTCTTGGGCTCCACATAGCAGGCCCTTTTGATTTATTGAGCATCTTGAACTGGATAGCAGTCTTATCACTAACAATACCACTGTAGCCTCCAAGGGCGTCTATCTCTCGAACAATTTGTCCCTTAGCAATACCGCCCATAGCAGGGTTACAACTCATTTGAGCTATATTCTGCAAATTCATGGTGATCAACAAAGTCTTTGACCCCATATTAGCGGCAGCAGCGGCAGCCTCGGATCCGGCATGTCCTGCTCCAACAACTATTACATCATAAGATTCAGCAAACATAAGCGCTTTATTGTTCCACGTGGAACATTAAATTTCTACGCGGCAAAGATACTACATAAAAGATTACCGGAAAAGCTTGAAATTCATCTTTATCTTACTGATTTTCAAACAGTTGGATAGCTTCTTCTTCGGCATGACGCATCTTTTTCGCTTCGGATTCTGTTTTATCCTTAAAACCAATACAGTGAAGGACTCCGTGCGCCATTACTCTGCATAACTCCTGCTTATAAGTAACATTGAAATCCTTAGCATTATCCTCAATGCGCTCTAACGATATAAGAATATCTGCGGAGACCTTCTTACCGAATGTGTAGTCGAAAGTGATTATATCTGTAAGGGTGTCATGATTCAAATACTGCTGATTGATCTCCAGTAAATAATCATCATTGCAAAACAGATAAGAAATATCACCGGCATTATAACCGTGCTTTGCGCACAATTCTTCTAACCAAGGTGTGACCTTTTCCCAAGACAGGATCTCATGGTCGGTTCTGTTCTCAAAGTTGATGTTATCCATCGTTTCCTTTAAAGTACTCTTGTACGCGCTTTTTATAATCGCGCTTCATAGGTAAGGCTTCTCGGTTAAGAATTTCTGTAGTATTGAAGTATTTCTTAACATCTAAACTAGAAGGTAACAAGGGGTTTGTATAATCCCTTTTGTTGGTCTCAGACTCTCTGCGTTGTTCCTGTCCCTGCTCAAAAGTCGCCTCATCTAACTTAAGCATCTCGTACTTGAGCTCTGTCATTTTTTGCAAAGTTCGCTCATTGAAACCTTTTTCCAAAAGCTCCTCTTCTATCTCTTCCATTTTCTTGAGAATATCTCCTCCGGAGCCTTTAAGGCCCTCCTCTCCCATTTTATCCTCTAACTGCTTCCGCAGCATTTGTTGTTCCTGATAGATTCTAAAGAGCTCACCATTTAAGTCCTCGTCTGAGCTGCCATTGCTTTCTCCATTTCCATTATTAGAGCCTTGACCTTCGCCTTGACCCTCTCCTTCTCCTTGGCCTTCGCCCTCGCCTTCTCCTTGACCTTGGCCTTCGCCTTCGCCCTCACCTTCTTGACCTTGTTTCATGCCTTGTTGCATTTGCTCATTTAGGCTTTCCTGCGTCTTAATGATGTCTGGTAATTGGAAACCTCTTCCCTGGCTACCCGAACCAGAGCCAGCACCCATCATCATCTGATTCTGCATGCTGTTTAAAGCATCGCTTAAAAGTACCGCCAGGTCATTAGCGCCTGTAACTGTATACTGCTGACTAGTCACTCCCATCATTACGCGGTTCTCGGCCAAACGCTCTAAAGACTTTTCTATGTTGAAAGAGACATCGGTAAGCAACTCATTTATGCTATTGCCTATCATGGGTTGTCTAAGCGCCAAGGCAAAGATCGAGTCGTCTATATGCTCAAAGTGCTGCTTTAAATTGTTCTGCGTTTTGAGCTTGGTAGAAAAAATAGCGCTGTTGTAATCTATGCGCTTAAAGTCTTCCATCAAGGCTTCCTGCTCAAAGGAGAACAACACCAAATTATCTAAGATCTGTCGCAACATGTCAATGTCTTCTTCCATGCCCTCCATGGAAGCGCCCGCCATTTGCTGTTGCATTTGCTGGCCCATTTCTTGCATTTTCTGCCCTGCTTTCTGTTGCTTCGGACTGGCCTGCTGCTGGTCGTTGTTCTTTAGGTCTTCTGTAGCGTTCTGCTGGTCTTCTTGTACTTGCTTCTCTCCGGTTATATCTTGAGGAATAGGCATAGGCTCCTTGAGTTCCTCGTTCTCCTTTCTGAGGTCTTCTAATTGCTTTTTGAGTTCTTCAAAAGCTTCGTTGAGTTTCTCTTGCTCTTCTTGAGTGTTCTCTTCGGAGGGAGCTTGGCTCAATTCCTCTTGTTTCTTGCCGAGCTCTTGCAGATCGTTAGCAATTTTCTGCGCTTTCTGAGACACATAATAACGCTTGGTCAACTCTAAGAGCTGTTCCAGATTCTTCTCCTGATTCTTATTGTTCTTGGCTAAACGCTCCAATTTTTCAGACAGCTCTTCTTTGTTGATCTTGTCTTGAAGCTCTTGCAGCTCTTTGAGCAACTCTTCGTTCTTCTCTAACATCTCCTCATTTTCCTTGAGGCGTTCTTTAAGCTGTTCTTTATACGGGTCTTCTTCGTCTTTTTGAAAATCTTCGAGATTGTTTTCCAATTGCTTCGAAAACTTTTTCATGAGCTCGTCTTGCTGCTCCTGCCGCTTAAAGAAATTCTCCAGCTTCTTCTTGTCATTCCAGTTCAGGTTGGCCTTTTCCTTTTGAGTTTTAGCCAACTCCTTGAGCAGCGCCTCGCGCTCCTTCATGTCCTTAAGAGTCTCGTCTAGATTGTCTATGGTCTCTTCTTGCTGTTCGAGCTGCTTGTCTTCGGTCTCAGAATCTGTCAAAACTCGGTAGGAGTAAATGCCGCTCTTGCTACTCTTTCCTCCGCGTAAACCATCGTTGTCAAAAACCTCGAAATAGTATTCGTAGGCCACGCCTTTTTCTAGATTCAATTGTCCGGGAAAGGTCGCTACAAATTGGTCAAACGTGCCCTTGTTAATAGGCAGATCCTCTCGAACAGCCTTGTTCTCTTCACCACTGGGATAGTAGACCAATTCCAGTTTCTTTAAGCCATAATCATCAGAAATACGTCCTAAAAAGTAGGTGATCTGATCGTCTATACTGTCTTTTTGGGTGCTGAGCTGAATATTCGGGTATTCGTCCTTAACAACGCTTATATTGAAATTCAGATTCTCGTATTCTTTGAGTCTTGCGTTAGAAGTGGTAATGGCGTAATCCAAGTCGTTAAATAGTCTTAGATCCTTGCTAAAAGCGCCAGAATCTCCCTCAAAAACATAAGTGCTGTCTTTGGTTTTAAGCAGGGCTTGCTCTGTCTTAACCGTTTGTAATTTCCAACTTACAGTGGTTCCTTCTGGAACGGTCGCGTTCCCAGAATTATTCAGAACCTCGTCTGGCTTCCCCGTGTAAGCGGGATAATCCAAGGCCATCTCCATGGCAACCAAAGTAGGAACCTCCACCACTTTTAAAGTGAAAGGAATGGAATTCACGGAATTTGCGCTAAGGCGAAACTCAATGTCGGTGTTGGGTCTTTTAAACTCGTATTGAAAAAGACCGGGGCCTACAGGTTTCATCAAAAATCGTTGGCCACCATAGGTCAAATAAGCTGTTTCTGGCATCACCTCACCGGAGGTGGCGACGCGCAACATAAAGGGCTGATGTTGTATAGCCTCTAAGGATTCGTTCTCTAAAAAGAAGGCAAAGGGTGCTGGTGGCTCATAGGCCGTATCGTAATTTACAACCCGCTTATACGAATCTGTAAAAAGATCCTTCCCGCCCAAAACACTGATCACCACAAAGAGTAAAACGGGAATGGCCACGTATTTTAAATAAGGTAAATTCCCTGCGTAATTTATGGCGCGTTTAAAGGGTATGGGCTCTAACTCTGCCGCTTTCTGGTCTATGCTCGCTGCCAGGAGTTCAGACTCCCTTTGGTTTTGATTGAGTTGGATCACGTTGAGCAATTTATCACTCACCTCCGGGAAGTGACTCCCGATGATCTTAGAAGCCTCCTCGTGACTTATCCCTTTTTGTAACTGGAACAAGCGCGCTAGTGGAGTTGCGATAAATCGCACAAAAAGCATTACCTCTACGGCTACAAAAGCCCAGAACAAAATGGCGCGCCCCGTAGAGTCCAACCATAAGAAATGCTCCACCAAAAGTGTGACTAGCAGATAGAGCAAACCCGCTGCTAGAAACAACAAACTACCCTTTATAAGGGCATTGGTGTAGTATTTTTTAATAAATTGTTCCAGCTTTTGCTGGATGATCACAAAGGTGCTCATAAGGCGCTATTACAGGCTTGTAAACTTCTAAATTACGATTTTATTTGCCAGATCGATCTGATTTAACAGTCGTTTAAGGAAGCAGCAAAGACCGTACCCAATCCGCAGTAAGCAAGACAAACCCACAACTTATGTTACAAGATCTCAAATACCTCTCTGCATTTTCCATTCCGGCAGTGGCTATTTTTTCTCTTTGGATGGGAGAAAGCTGGGCCTATTTTACGCCCGTTTTTGCCTTTGTGCTTATCCCTATCATGGAATTATTGCTCCCTGTAAACACCGAAAATCTAGATAAAGAAACCGCCGATTCCAAGTTAAAGAATAAGTTCTTTGATGTGCTCTTATATCTGAATCTGCCTATCGTTTACGGAATAATCGGATATTTCTTGTGGAGTTTGTCTTGGGCCAACTACAGCACCTCCGCCATTATTGGTTATACCTTTTCTGTGGGGATTGTGCTGGGTGCCAATGGCATTAATGTAGCCCATGAGCTGGGCCACAGAAAAACAGCTTGGGAACGTACTTTAAGTAAAATACTCTTGTTGCCGGCCCAGTATATGCACTTCTACATAGAACACAATTTTGGACATCATTTGCATGCAGCTACAGAAAATGATCCTGCATCTGCAGCCTACAACCAATCGGTATACTCCTTCTGGTTCACCTCTACAACAAGGCAGTATCGCAACGCTTGGCAAATTCAAAAGCGCCTGCTTAAGGCAGAAAATTTGAGCTTTTATAGCCTCAAGAACGATATGTTCTGGTATTTGCTTTTACAACTCGCCTATTTTGGTGTGTGCTTTGCCTTTTTTGGGCCGATGGGACTTTTGCTGGCCGCCGTTATAGCCCTTATTGGGATACTTCTCTTAGAAACCATCAACTATATTGAACATTACGGATTGCGTCGCGCAAAAACCAAAAGCGGTCGCTATGAAAGGGTGTCAGAGATCCACTCCTGGAACTCAAACCACGTATTGGGGCGTGTAATTCTCTATGAACTCACCCGTCACAGCGACCACCATTACAAAGCCAGTAAAAAATACCAAGTATTGGAGTATCACGAAGTAAGTCCACAGTTGCCCTTTGGCTACCCGACCTCTATGGTATTAGCTATGGTTCCGCCGCTATGGTTCTCCATTATGAACAAACGCGTTCCTAAAGAAATGGTGGCGCTGCAAACAGCCGCTTAAGCGTTTAGATTTACTGTAGTCTGCCATAGTCATTCGGGCAATAAAACGTAAATTTGCGACCAAATTTGCCAGTTATGAGTAATGCTGTTCGCGTACGTTTTGCACCAAGCCCTACAGGCCCTTTACATATTGGAGGTGTCCGCACCGCCCTATTCAATTATTTGTTCGCTAAAAAACATGGTGGGACCTTTGTGCTCCGCATAGAAGATACCGACCAAACCCGTTATGTGCCGGGCGCAGAAGATTATATTATCGAGGCATTGAACTGGCTCAACATACCTTTTGACGAAGGCCCGGGAAAAGACGGCGGCTTTGGCCCTTACCGACAAAGTGAACGCAAGGCAAGCTATAAGCAATATGCAGATCAGCTCATTGCTTCAGGTCATGCCTATTACGCATTTGACACACCAGAGGCCTTGAATGACTTAAGAGCACAGGCCGAAGCCAACAAAGAAACCTTTAGCTACGGTTGGGCAAATAGAGACAACCTAGACAACAGCTTGGGTCTTTCAGAGGCTGACCTGCAAGAGCGTCTGGCATCTGGTCTTCCGTTTGTGATCCGTTTTAAAACGCCCGCGGACGAAACCCTTACACTTAAGGATATTATCCGCGGAGAAGTAAAGGTGCATACCTCTACCCTAGATGATAAAGTACTTTTTAAAAGCGACGGAATGCCTACCTATCATCTGGCCAATATTGTAGACGATCACTTAATGGAGATCACGCATGTAATTCGAGGTGAAGAATGGTTGCCCTCTTTAGCTTTGCACCATTTATTATACCGCTCTATGGGTTGGGATGCGCCAGAATTTGCTCACTTACCGCTAATTATGAAGCCGGTTGGAAAAGGAAAACTCTCTAAGCGTGACGGTGATAAAATGGGCTTCCCGGTATTCCCACTGCAGTGGAATCCACAAGAAGGAGCCTCTTCTGCTGGCTACAGAGAAGACGGTTATTTACCAGAGGCAGTAGTGAATATGTTGGCCCTTTTGGGTTGGAACCCAGGAACCGAACAAGAGATCTTCTCTTTGGAGGAACTAGTTGCTGCCTTTGACTTAGAGCGCGTAAACAAAGCTGGAGCTAAATTCGATCCGGAAAAAACCAAATGGTTTCAAACCCATTATATTCAGCAGCGCTCTGATGAGCAACTCGCTGAGGCCTTTGGAGAATTCCTAGCCGCCAAGAATATTAGCACTGCCATGGACCTAACTCCTGTGGTGGCTTCCTTAAAAGAACGCATCACTTTTACAGAAGATCTTTGGACCCTGGGTTCCTTCTTTTTTGTGGCTCCGGATGCTTACGATGAAAAAGCGGCTAAAAAGGCCTTTAAAGAAGACACGCCGGCCATTATGCGAAAGGTGGTCGGGCTACTCAATGAAGTAGAAGATTTTACTGCTGAGCATGCCGCTGCTACTGTAAAAGGCTGGATCCAAAGTCAAGAAATGGGCTTTGGCAAAGTAATGATGCCTTTGCGGCTGAGCTTGGTAGGTTCCCTACAAGGCCCGGATGTCTTTGAAATTGCCGCACTGCTCGGTAAAGCGGAGACCATCAAACGCATTGAGGCGGCTATAGCCTATATGTCCTAGAAATAAATGATCCCTCTTACAGCCAAGAGGTTGTTATTTCCTTTAAGATCGCTCAACTCCGGATTGGTTCCGTTGAGCGCGTTCAACGTATTGGTTAGCCCGCGCATGTATAGCAGGCTGATTCTAAAAGGTTCTATTCCGAAGGTCA encodes:
- the gltX gene encoding glutamate--tRNA ligase translates to MSNAVRVRFAPSPTGPLHIGGVRTALFNYLFAKKHGGTFVLRIEDTDQTRYVPGAEDYIIEALNWLNIPFDEGPGKDGGFGPYRQSERKASYKQYADQLIASGHAYYAFDTPEALNDLRAQAEANKETFSYGWANRDNLDNSLGLSEADLQERLASGLPFVIRFKTPADETLTLKDIIRGEVKVHTSTLDDKVLFKSDGMPTYHLANIVDDHLMEITHVIRGEEWLPSLALHHLLYRSMGWDAPEFAHLPLIMKPVGKGKLSKRDGDKMGFPVFPLQWNPQEGASSAGYREDGYLPEAVVNMLALLGWNPGTEQEIFSLEELVAAFDLERVNKAGAKFDPEKTKWFQTHYIQQRSDEQLAEAFGEFLAAKNISTAMDLTPVVASLKERITFTEDLWTLGSFFFVAPDAYDEKAAKKAFKEDTPAIMRKVVGLLNEVEDFTAEHAAATVKGWIQSQEMGFGKVMMPLRLSLVGSLQGPDVFEIAALLGKAETIKRIEAAIAYMS
- the ybeY gene encoding rRNA maturation RNase YbeY; translation: MDNINFENRTDHEILSWEKVTPWLEELCAKHGYNAGDISYLFCNDDYLLEINQQYLNHDTLTDIITFDYTFGKKVSADILISLERIEDNAKDFNVTYKQELCRVMAHGVLHCIGFKDKTESEAKKMRHAEEEAIQLFENQ
- a CDS encoding alkane 1-monooxygenase, which codes for MLQDLKYLSAFSIPAVAIFSLWMGESWAYFTPVFAFVLIPIMELLLPVNTENLDKETADSKLKNKFFDVLLYLNLPIVYGIIGYFLWSLSWANYSTSAIIGYTFSVGIVLGANGINVAHELGHRKTAWERTLSKILLLPAQYMHFYIEHNFGHHLHAATENDPASAAYNQSVYSFWFTSTTRQYRNAWQIQKRLLKAENLSFYSLKNDMFWYLLLQLAYFGVCFAFFGPMGLLLAAVIALIGILLLETINYIEHYGLRRAKTKSGRYERVSEIHSWNSNHVLGRVILYELTRHSDHHYKASKKYQVLEYHEVSPQLPFGYPTSMVLAMVPPLWFSIMNKRVPKEMVALQTAA
- the mnmG gene encoding tRNA uridine-5-carboxymethylaminomethyl(34) synthesis enzyme MnmG — its product is MFAESYDVIVVGAGHAGSEAAAAAANMGSKTLLITMNLQNIAQMSCNPAMGGIAKGQIVREIDALGGYSGIVSDKTAIQFKMLNKSKGPAMWSPRVQSDRMLFAAEWRALLEQTPNLDFYQEMVSGLIVEGDRIAGVRTSLGIEVRAKAVVLTNGTFLNGLIHIGEKQFGGGRAGERAAVGITKDLVDLGFDAGRMKTGTPPRVDGRSLDFSKMLEQPGDEDPAKFSYLPEIKPLTKQRSCHMTYTSPEVHNLLREGFDRSPMFNGRIKSIGPRYCPSIEDKIHRFADKDRHQLFVEPEGWHTVEYYVNGFSTSLPEEVQFKALRSVAGFENVKFFRPGYAIEYDYFPPTQLKHTLETKLVSGLFFAGQINGTTGYEEAGSQGLMAGINAHLKVQEKDPFILKRSEAYIGVLIDDLITKGTEEPYRMFTSRAEYRTLLRQDNADFRLTPKSYEIGLASKERLVNMEKKQAESDAFIHFFKTTSVSPELANPILESKESATVKQSDKMVRMFSRPRITMDDMKKIPAVFDYIHDNQLSDEVLEQTEIQVKYAGYIEKEKSNADKLNRLEGISIPDNFDYSKLKSLSFEAKEKLSTIRPTTISQASRISGVSPNDISVLLVYMGR
- a CDS encoding bifunctional 2-polyprenyl-6-hydroxyphenol methylase/3-demethylubiquinol 3-O-methyltransferase UbiG; its protein translation is MNKNRSDLKTKLQVKDHFLSGELFNLLHDEELDMLYTDPVPEELAKYYESENYISHTDAKRSFVDRIYQMVKYWSVRSKMNLVESHVVGKKVLLDIGAGTGDFLLYAKKRGWSVSGIETNSSARALAKAKDLDLFKERPGGLIPKPTAISLWHVLEHLPDPKEYLKWIHTQLEEQGILIIAVPNFKSWDAKHYQSDWAAYDVPRHLWHFSKKSILELTNHHFFVEDIKPMVFDSFYVSLLSEKYRNGKSNLIRAFFNGLRSNMAAWSSGEFSSLIYVLRKR
- a CDS encoding DNA polymerase III subunit delta'; the encoded protein is MLFKDVLGHNHLVSHLQVSAEQGRVPHAQLFVGPSGVGVLPVALEYAAKLLSMNDLDNQNAVIERVRQLQHPDLHFVFPVATTAEVKKHPVSDLFLDSWRSFVAENPYGSLFEWYQHIGIENKQGRIGVDEAQDMVKKLSLKAHQGGYKVMIVWMAEKMNTECANKILKLVEEPPADSVLILIAENDEQIIGTIRSRCQKLNFPLLPQEAIATGLQNKFDLETATAQALAKRAEGDFSKAVHLHLHDGDNVTFERWFLYWVRTAFKAKGNKMAINDLLAWSEEVAASGRETQKQFLAFCTEFFRDAMLINYGAQEIVYYIPESPDFDLHKFAPFIHEGNIQEIIANISSALYHIERNGNPKIIFSDLAISLTRLIHKKAS
- a CDS encoding DUF4175 family protein; amino-acid sequence: MSTFVIIQQKLEQFIKKYYTNALIKGSLLFLAAGLLYLLVTLLVEHFLWLDSTGRAILFWAFVAVEVMLFVRFIATPLARLFQLQKGISHEEASKIIGSHFPEVSDKLLNVIQLNQNQRESELLAASIDQKAAELEPIPFKRAINYAGNLPYLKYVAIPVLLFVVISVLGGKDLFTDSYKRVVNYDTAYEPPAPFAFFLENESLEAIQHQPFMLRVATSGEVMPETAYLTYGGQRFLMKPVGPGLFQYEFKRPNTDIEFRLSANSVNSIPFTLKVVEVPTLVAMEMALDYPAYTGKPDEVLNNSGNATVPEGTTVSWKLQTVKTEQALLKTKDSTYVFEGDSGAFSKDLRLFNDLDYAITTSNARLKEYENLNFNISVVKDEYPNIQLSTQKDSIDDQITYFLGRISDDYGLKKLELVYYPSGEENKAVREDLPINKGTFDQFVATFPGQLNLEKGVAYEYYFEVFDNDGLRGGKSSKSGIYSYRVLTDSETEDKQLEQQEETIDNLDETLKDMKEREALLKELAKTQKEKANLNWNDKKKLENFFKRQEQQDELMKKFSKQLENNLEDFQKDEEDPYKEQLKERLKENEEMLEKNEELLKELQELQDKINKEELSEKLERLAKNNKNQEKNLEQLLELTKRYYVSQKAQKIANDLQELGKKQEELSQAPSEENTQEEQEKLNEAFEELKKQLEDLRKENEELKEPMPIPQDITGEKQVQEDQQNATEDLKNNDQQQASPKQQKAGQKMQEMGQQMQQQMAGASMEGMEEDIDMLRQILDNLVLFSFEQEALMEDFKRIDYNSAIFSTKLKTQNNLKQHFEHIDDSIFALALRQPMIGNSINELLTDVSFNIEKSLERLAENRVMMGVTSQQYTVTGANDLAVLLSDALNSMQNQMMMGAGSGSGSQGRGFQLPDIIKTQESLNEQMQQGMKQGQEGEGEGEGQGQGEGEGEGQGEGEGQGEGQGSNNGNGESNGSSDEDLNGELFRIYQEQQMLRKQLEDKMGEEGLKGSGGDILKKMEEIEEELLEKGFNERTLQKMTELKYEMLKLDEATFEQGQEQRRESETNKRDYTNPLLPSSLDVKKYFNTTEILNREALPMKRDYKKRVQEYFKGNDG